In a single window of the Acidobacteriota bacterium genome:
- a CDS encoding class I fructose-bisphosphate aldolase produces MIQEIEKLLGDEASQLLEYKATAVPKETLHLPGPDFIERVWIQTDRNPQVLRSLQQIFSTGRLAGTGYVSILPVDQGIEHSAAASFAPNPIYFDGGNIVKLAIEGGCNAVASTFGVLGSVSRQYAHRIPFIVKLNHNEMLSYPNRFDQVMYGQVEQAWDMGAVAVGATIYFGSAESTRQIQEVSEAFYRAHELGMATILWCYTRNNAFKTADTDYHVSADLTGQANHLGVTIEADIIKQKLPENNGGYNALKFGKTHKKVYSDLTTDHPIDLTRYQLLNCYAGRSGLINSGGASSGASDKAEAVRTAIINKRAGGTGLISGRKAFQRPMAEGVSLLNAIQDVYLSKDVTIA; encoded by the coding sequence ATGATTCAGGAAATCGAGAAGTTACTGGGCGACGAAGCCTCACAGTTGCTTGAGTATAAAGCCACCGCTGTTCCAAAAGAAACACTGCACTTGCCCGGACCGGATTTTATCGAACGGGTTTGGATCCAAACTGATCGCAACCCGCAGGTTTTGCGAAGCCTGCAGCAAATTTTCTCAACTGGACGACTGGCTGGCACGGGGTATGTTTCGATCCTGCCAGTGGATCAGGGAATTGAGCACAGCGCCGCCGCTTCATTTGCACCAAACCCGATTTATTTTGATGGTGGCAACATCGTCAAACTGGCGATTGAAGGCGGCTGTAACGCCGTGGCTTCAACTTTTGGTGTTTTGGGCTCCGTGTCTCGCCAATACGCGCACCGGATTCCATTTATCGTGAAATTGAACCACAATGAAATGCTGTCTTATCCAAACCGCTTTGACCAGGTGATGTATGGCCAGGTTGAACAGGCATGGGATATGGGCGCGGTTGCGGTTGGGGCAACCATCTACTTTGGTTCAGCCGAATCAACTCGCCAGATTCAGGAAGTCTCCGAAGCCTTCTATCGGGCCCATGAACTCGGCATGGCCACCATTTTGTGGTGCTATACCCGAAACAACGCGTTTAAGACCGCTGACACTGATTACCACGTTTCAGCCGATTTGACCGGACAGGCCAACCATTTGGGCGTGACCATCGAAGCCGATATCATCAAACAGAAACTGCCCGAAAACAACGGCGGATATAATGCTTTGAAGTTCGGAAAAACGCACAAGAAGGTCTATTCTGATCTGACCACTGATCATCCAATTGATTTAACCCGCTATCAGTTGTTGAACTGCTATGCCGGACGCTCCGGGCTGATCAACTCGGGTGGTGCTTCGTCAGGCGCCAGTGATAAGGCCGAAGCGGTTCGCACCGCAATCATCAACAAACGAGCTGGCGGCACCGGGTTGATCTCGGGCCGGAAAGCCTTCCAACGGCCAATGGCTGAAGGTGTGAGCCTGCTCAACGCCATCCAGGATGTGTATCTGTCCAAGGATGTGACCATTGCTTAG
- a CDS encoding tetratricopeptide repeat protein, giving the protein MKIITCCFWLMIISLAFTFPVSAQTVTWDDLMQSGNQALTQNRPAEAEQSFRDALKLIEKSGEKDPRKPVTLIKLAAVCDLQSKRDEAETLASESILVLEKLSFSSKVTDGVNFSAALNTTTELYELAAGLFASHQKYPQAETLYQKKIKFCEKVLALTKEQPTSNDDFLRFLVLATSGIHEKLTATYDKLANLYFAQKKYDQAEKMLNQSLKEKKVVYKDDSPIVASALANLASLFAAQGKYEKAEPLYKQALSIFEQSQALGRPEVASILGNYILLLKKTGREAEVKGLVEHLKAQANQTQPVK; this is encoded by the coding sequence ATGAAAATTATTACCTGCTGCTTCTGGCTGATGATCATCAGTTTGGCGTTCACGTTTCCGGTTTCGGCACAGACGGTCACCTGGGATGATCTGATGCAATCTGGCAATCAAGCCCTGACTCAAAATCGCCCGGCTGAAGCTGAACAATCGTTTCGCGATGCGCTCAAGCTGATCGAAAAATCCGGCGAGAAAGACCCGCGAAAACCTGTGACCCTGATCAAACTGGCTGCCGTCTGTGACCTGCAATCCAAACGAGACGAGGCTGAAACTCTTGCCAGTGAGTCAATTTTGGTTCTTGAGAAGTTGTCATTTTCATCAAAGGTAACCGATGGGGTTAACTTTAGTGCTGCGTTAAATACCACAACTGAGCTTTATGAGTTGGCGGCTGGTTTGTTTGCATCTCATCAAAAATACCCACAGGCTGAAACCCTCTATCAAAAAAAGATCAAATTTTGTGAGAAAGTTCTTGCCCTCACCAAAGAGCAACCAACAAGCAATGACGACTTCCTTCGATTCCTGGTTTTGGCCACATCGGGTATTCACGAAAAGTTGACAGCGACTTATGACAAACTGGCAAATTTATACTTTGCTCAAAAAAAATATGACCAGGCTGAAAAAATGCTCAACCAATCACTCAAAGAAAAAAAGGTAGTTTATAAAGATGATTCACCGATTGTTGCTTCAGCGCTGGCTAATCTGGCGAGCCTTTTTGCAGCTCAAGGGAAATATGAGAAGGCCGAACCACTTTATAAACAGGCTCTTTCCATTTTTGAACAGAGCCAAGCCCTGGGGCGGCCAGAAGTAGCATCCATTCTCGGAAATTATATTCTTTTGCTGAAAAAGACTGGGCGGGAGGCCGAGGTAAAAGGTCTGGTTGAGCACCTGAAAGCTCAAGCCAATCAAACACAACCGGTGAAGTAG
- a CDS encoding SBBP repeat-containing protein has protein sequence MNSRFLEKMPVLCCLLMVMWSGGQCQLGFRVQGSGFRLIKAFPSLNLQSKRSSEFKSGFSPVADQPLRFEPNRGQTDPEVKAYCRTQNYTAFFTGQAIVFGFPHSLPAKTNLSQKQPPNPCQQATPPERPPLKIAFAGASPSPRLNFEQPLPGYSHFFVGAEKNKWVRDIPGSARIRYENLYPGIDLVGYGSEGLLEYDFVVAPQADPARIVLELAGASRVEPDAAGNLQIETPHGTLIQHQPTMYQCVSDQRQEISGRYRVRALTSSGAFQVTFDLDSYDTGLPLVIDPVVKYATFLGGDGENAAHAVAIDSDGNCYVAGTTSALLFPGVTSPRSNQGGFDLFVSKLNPTGSSVVFTTFLGGGFDDEAESIAVDTTGAVVVVGTTRSPDFPLEKPIQSKFGGFPDAVSSDAFLTRLSPAGNALEMSTFLGGSAQDAGYGVAIDRQHQVYIAGVTQSADFPVVRAVQPAFSNLTDAFVAKINAAGTQLVYATYLGGVDFDAGYAIAADAVGNAYLTGSTASNAQTFPAVPAFTIPFGGVTDAFVAKINPTGSKLEFCRYFGGSEFDSGEGIAVDPAGNVYVAGETRSPRLPVVNPVQDTLLGATDGFVAKFDPTGLKTNFLTYLGGRNTDQVQALAIDTSGTVCVAGKTQSGDFPLVEPTQASPDDLNFNGFVTRIDPIQGRLLFSTFIGGTASDEVTALAVDAKANIVLAGNTVSVNFPTVDPLQPEFCGDTSAFIARIDAVLAPPEAPAGLTALGISATEIDLEWTDQSTTETGFVIERQFEDQPQFVELTTLPASQTRFRDNRLQPATAYRYRVKAVNAGGSSGYTNEAQAKTLPVDDQEPPMVWVLSPNGGEQFARQEPITLSWATADNRTVVEQTVDLSTDGGQSFELVVAAGLAGEITEILFLPPADLSTTTCRIRVTVLDGAGNQGEDASDADFTINPADETPPQVQIVFPNGGEVFKGGQIVTFRWLSSDNRQVTRQDVRLSTDGGATFSVEIVSGLSGDVQSFDFEIPRRTLKTKRARLQVLVRDEAGNQATDVSDADFKVKK, from the coding sequence ATGAATTCACGTTTTCTGGAAAAGATGCCGGTTCTATGCTGTCTCTTGATGGTGATGTGGAGTGGTGGGCAATGTCAGTTGGGGTTCAGGGTTCAGGGTTCAGGGTTCAGGCTCATCAAGGCTTTTCCATCATTGAACCTTCAATCAAAACGAAGTAGCGAGTTCAAATCTGGGTTTTCACCGGTTGCTGATCAACCGCTCCGGTTTGAGCCCAACCGTGGTCAGACTGATCCAGAGGTGAAAGCATATTGCCGAACTCAAAACTACACGGCTTTTTTCACCGGGCAGGCCATTGTTTTTGGGTTTCCCCACTCATTGCCAGCCAAAACAAACCTTTCTCAAAAGCAGCCGCCCAACCCGTGCCAGCAAGCTACGCCGCCTGAACGTCCTCCGCTCAAAATTGCTTTTGCCGGAGCGTCACCATCTCCCAGGTTGAACTTTGAGCAACCGCTTCCGGGATACAGTCATTTCTTTGTGGGAGCTGAGAAAAACAAATGGGTGCGGGATATTCCAGGAAGCGCCCGGATCCGGTACGAGAACCTCTATCCAGGAATTGATTTGGTTGGGTATGGCAGCGAAGGACTGCTTGAATATGACTTCGTTGTGGCACCCCAGGCTGACCCTGCCCGGATTGTTTTGGAGCTTGCGGGGGCCAGCCGGGTTGAACCTGATGCTGCCGGGAATTTGCAGATTGAAACCCCGCACGGAACGCTGATCCAGCATCAGCCCACAATGTATCAATGTGTCTCTGATCAGCGGCAGGAAATTTCGGGCAGGTATCGGGTACGGGCACTGACTTCAAGTGGTGCGTTTCAGGTCACTTTCGATCTGGATTCATATGACACCGGGTTGCCGCTTGTCATTGACCCCGTGGTGAAATATGCCACATTTCTGGGTGGCGACGGTGAGAATGCCGCTCACGCCGTTGCGATTGATTCAGATGGAAATTGCTATGTTGCTGGCACGACCAGCGCGCTTCTTTTTCCAGGTGTGACCAGTCCAAGGTCGAATCAAGGTGGTTTTGATCTATTTGTATCCAAACTGAACCCAACTGGTTCATCGGTGGTGTTTACCACTTTTTTAGGTGGTGGTTTTGACGACGAAGCTGAGTCAATTGCGGTTGATACCACAGGGGCAGTGGTTGTGGTTGGAACAACCCGTTCTCCGGATTTCCCGTTGGAAAAACCAATCCAGTCAAAGTTTGGAGGATTTCCGGATGCGGTTTCCTCAGATGCGTTTCTCACGCGATTGTCTCCAGCCGGAAATGCCCTGGAAATGTCCACTTTTTTGGGTGGTAGTGCTCAAGATGCCGGATACGGAGTGGCAATTGACCGTCAGCATCAGGTCTATATCGCCGGGGTGACACAATCCGCTGATTTTCCAGTCGTTCGTGCCGTTCAGCCAGCCTTCAGCAATTTAACAGATGCGTTTGTCGCCAAAATCAACGCGGCTGGAACCCAACTGGTCTATGCCACTTATCTTGGCGGCGTTGATTTCGACGCCGGATATGCCATTGCCGCTGATGCGGTTGGAAATGCCTATCTCACCGGGAGTACCGCTTCAAATGCCCAAACTTTTCCTGCTGTACCGGCCTTCACGATTCCATTTGGAGGTGTCACGGATGCCTTCGTCGCAAAAATCAATCCGACAGGCTCAAAACTGGAATTTTGCCGGTATTTTGGCGGGAGCGAGTTTGACAGCGGGGAGGGGATTGCCGTAGACCCGGCTGGAAATGTCTATGTGGCGGGTGAGACTCGATCACCCCGGTTGCCGGTTGTAAATCCTGTTCAGGATACGTTACTCGGAGCGACCGATGGGTTTGTTGCCAAATTTGACCCAACCGGTCTCAAAACAAACTTTCTCACCTACCTGGGAGGACGAAACACAGATCAGGTTCAGGCGCTGGCCATTGATACATCTGGAACCGTGTGTGTTGCTGGAAAAACCCAGTCCGGTGACTTTCCGCTGGTCGAGCCAACCCAGGCCAGCCCGGATGACCTGAATTTCAATGGATTTGTCACCCGAATTGACCCGATTCAAGGCCGGTTGCTTTTCTCAACCTTCATTGGTGGAACTGCCAGCGATGAGGTCACGGCACTGGCGGTTGATGCAAAAGCCAACATCGTTTTAGCTGGCAACACCGTGTCAGTCAATTTCCCAACCGTTGATCCGCTCCAGCCTGAGTTTTGCGGTGACACAAGTGCTTTTATTGCCCGAATTGATGCTGTTCTGGCACCTCCTGAAGCTCCAGCCGGGCTGACCGCACTTGGGATTTCCGCCACTGAAATTGACCTGGAGTGGACTGACCAAAGTACCACGGAAACAGGTTTTGTCATTGAACGACAATTCGAAGATCAGCCTCAATTTGTTGAACTGACAACCCTTCCTGCCAGTCAAACCCGATTTCGGGACAACCGGTTACAGCCGGCAACTGCGTATCGCTACCGGGTCAAAGCGGTCAATGCTGGTGGGAGTTCAGGCTATACCAATGAAGCGCAAGCCAAAACGCTTCCAGTTGATGATCAAGAGCCACCGATGGTTTGGGTTTTGTCTCCGAACGGAGGCGAACAATTTGCCCGTCAGGAACCCATCACTCTTTCCTGGGCAACGGCAGACAACCGAACCGTGGTTGAACAGACAGTTGATCTTTCAACGGATGGGGGACAATCATTTGAACTGGTTGTGGCGGCTGGACTTGCCGGGGAAATTACGGAAATTTTGTTTCTTCCTCCCGCTGACCTGTCCACCACAACCTGTCGCATCCGGGTGACGGTGCTGGATGGTGCTGGCAATCAAGGAGAGGATGCTTCGGATGCCGATTTTACCATCAATCCCGCTGATGAAACGCCACCACAGGTCCAGATTGTCTTCCCAAATGGCGGGGAAGTTTTCAAAGGCGGTCAAATCGTCACTTTCCGATGGCTTTCTTCCGACAACCGACAGGTGACACGCCAGGATGTGCGACTTTCAACCGATGGCGGCGCGACGTTTTCAGTCGAAATTGTTTCAGGGCTTTCAGGGGATGTGCAAAGCTTTGATTTTGAAATTCCTCGCCGAACCCTCAAAACCAAACGTGCCAGATTGCAGGTGCTGGTCAGGGATGAAGCCGGGAATCAGGCCACTGATGTCAGTGATGCGGATTTTAAGGTGAAGAAATGA
- a CDS encoding XdhC family protein, whose product MKEIQTIVAAYRELLRNESELVALATVVSVKGSVYRRPGARMLISTQGHSLGAISGGCLEGDVVERASQVMTSGQPQLVVYDTTSDGDTVWGLGMGCNGEVQVLIEPVSAGTDPHPIKMLETLLSESAPLVWAMVVKTTDLNSVSVGSHLLLRSDESVESSIPNQALAKLLVADAGQVFRHQKSELKEYLVEGVATEVFLEFLESPQPLVIFGAGYDALPLVALGKELGWQVSVIDHRPAFARAERFPLANQVIQSHPENISNHVKLTPRTVAVVMTHNYQRDGEILKALLPFPLPYIGMLGPKRRTDALLNDLQGAGFEITPDQRQRIFGPVGLDIGAETPEEIALSIIAEIRAVISGHQAGFLRQRMGPIH is encoded by the coding sequence ATGAAAGAGATTCAAACGATTGTAGCTGCGTATCGCGAACTGCTCCGCAATGAAAGTGAACTGGTCGCGTTAGCCACTGTGGTCAGCGTAAAAGGCTCGGTCTACCGGCGACCAGGGGCCCGCATGTTGATTTCAACCCAGGGACACAGCCTGGGCGCCATCAGCGGCGGCTGCCTTGAAGGCGATGTGGTTGAACGTGCCTCTCAGGTTATGACTTCGGGCCAACCCCAGCTTGTGGTATATGACACCACGTCGGATGGCGACACGGTGTGGGGGCTTGGGATGGGCTGCAACGGTGAAGTTCAGGTTTTAATTGAACCGGTTTCTGCAGGTACCGACCCACATCCAATCAAAATGCTTGAAACGCTGTTGAGCGAATCTGCCCCTCTGGTCTGGGCAATGGTGGTCAAAACAACTGATCTCAACAGTGTTTCGGTTGGTTCACATCTTCTGCTGCGAAGTGATGAATCGGTGGAAAGTTCAATCCCCAACCAGGCACTGGCCAAATTGCTGGTGGCGGATGCCGGACAGGTCTTTCGTCACCAAAAAAGTGAATTGAAGGAATATCTGGTTGAAGGTGTGGCCACCGAGGTGTTCCTTGAATTTCTGGAGTCGCCACAACCTCTGGTCATTTTTGGGGCCGGCTATGACGCACTTCCTCTGGTCGCATTGGGCAAAGAACTCGGCTGGCAGGTGAGTGTCATTGATCATCGCCCAGCTTTTGCCAGGGCGGAGCGCTTTCCACTGGCCAATCAGGTGATTCAGAGCCATCCCGAAAATATTTCCAACCACGTCAAATTGACGCCGCGCACGGTCGCCGTGGTAATGACTCATAACTACCAACGTGACGGCGAAATTTTGAAAGCCTTGCTGCCATTTCCATTGCCTTACATTGGGATGCTCGGACCGAAACGCCGAACCGATGCCTTGCTCAACGATCTTCAAGGAGCAGGCTTTGAAATAACTCCCGATCAGCGACAGCGGATTTTTGGCCCAGTCGGGCTTGATATTGGCGCCGAAACCCCTGAAGAAATTGCACTTTCGATTATTGCTGAAATTCGGGCGGTGATCAGCGGTCACCAGGCTGGTTTCTTGCGGCAGCGAATGGGGCCGATTCATTGA